The window GCGGCCGCCGAGAGAGGGTCTGGATTCAAGGCCCGGCTTCCAGCCCCCCGGTCTCATCCCCTGACAGGGAACTAGGAGGGGCGGGGGATGGATCTGTCAATCCCCTCGCCAGCTTTCGTCTCACGGGCTCGGGCTTGGCCAGAGCCACGAACCGACGCGCTCCGGCCACAGCTCCCGCCCCGTTCTCCATCTCAGCCCCTCCGGCTTCCCACCCCCTCGCTATCTTCTCTGGGAAGCTCCCGGACGGATTCTGCGGAGGCCCCGCCCCTTCCCAGCCGTCGCCCCGCCCCTTCCCGGCCGACACCGCCTCTCAGCAGAGCCCCGCCTCCCGCCCGGGGCTGACGGACACCCCGGGGCCCcacccccttctcttccctccccaccaaGGATGGCCTTGCCCTAgggccccgccccccgcccccactGCTATTTGAAGTGGGACAGGAAATGGGCCACGGGGTAGTTCGGGGAGTCGATGCCCAGCCCCTGGCACAGGCCCAGCAGGCGCTGGCGGGCCTCGGCCGGGCTGCTGCCGGCGCAGGCCACGCTGCAGTAGGGCTCCTCGTACTCCCCGGGGACCAGCTCCTCCTCCAGCAGGTTGAGGCGGATGAGGCCGCGCTCGTGCAGCGCCTGCAGCGCCTCGCGGCTGGCCGTGGAGCTCAGCGCCCGCAGGTGCTGGGACACCACGCACATGACGCCCACCAGGCAGGCCCGCGGCCTGGGCCGCGCGGGCAGCGCGGGCGGGATGCCGCAGGCCACCATGGCGGCCGCCAGCAGCAGGTCCACCCCGTACAGCTCCTGGATCCAGTCCCGCAGGTAGAAGCCGCCCATGCGGGGGTTGATCTCGATGAGCCGGGGCCCCGCCGCGGTCAGCTTCATCTCCACGTTGAAGACGCCGTCCAGCAGGCCGCAGCCCAGGCAGCACTGGTAGGCCGCCTGGATCAGCTGGGCCTCCCGCTCCGGGGCCAGCCCCGTGGGCATGCAGGCCGCCGTCTCCGTGAAGCCCGGGAGGCGCGTGGGGCCGTTGTCCGAGACGAAGGCCCCCAGCAGCCTCCCGGAGAACAGCACGAGGTCCACGTCGTGCTCCGTGCCCGCCACGAACTCCATCAGCAGCATGGCGTTGCCCCAGCCCAGCCCGATGCCCGGGTGGTCGGCCTCCCCCTGCAGGTCCCGGGAGATCTTGGCGAAGTGGGCCCGGCACTGGGAGGCGTCCTCCACCAGGCGCACCCCCACGGCCCCCGCCCCGAACTCCAGCTTCATGACGCCGGGAAGGGGCACCACGCACGCCGCTCGCTCCACGTCTTCCGGGCCCTCCAGCGGGCAGCAGGGCACGGCGTAGACGGAGGGGGCGGGCCAGCGCGGGCTGCGGCAGCGCAGCAGGTGAGACTGCGTCCGGCTCTTCTGCTTCGCCAGGCTCATGGCCGCCGGGGGGCAGCCGCGCAGGCCCAGCTCCTCGCACAGCAGGGCTGTCAGCACCAGGCAGTCGTCCCAGTAGGAGAGGCAGCCGTCCAGCTGCAGGCCCCGGGCCCGAACCAGCTCCGCCAGGTGCCGCGCGTTCTCCTCGTCCCGCCGGTGCTCCGTCACGTCAAAGTGGATGAAGGTCTGCACCAGCTGAGAGGCAAAGTGATTGGGGTCCGACTCCACCAGGTGTAGCTGTGAGGAGACAGGATGGAGAGTGAGAGGTGTCCCCGGCAGCCCCGCACCCCCACGGGGCAGGGGCCTCGGCTGGAATCCGCTCCTCCCGCTGCAGCTCATAGAGCcccctggggtcaggaagacctgagcttaaGACCCTGGCCATCACTGAAactctgccttggtttcctcatctgtaaaatgggggcaacaGCACCTATATCCCCGGGTTAtggtgaggatcagatgagatattcgTAAAGCACtcggcacagtgcctggcacatagtagacacttaataaacgcttgtttccttcctctcgTCCTTCCTGGAAGCCATAACGCACAAGGATTGTTTGGAAGAGTTGGGCATATGAAGGATGAAGAAGAGCAGGCCGGGTGGGTCAGGAGGAAGGGCTGCTGGCTTGGGGTATTTGAAAGATCAGTCATGGCCACAGTGGGGTAGACTTGCCCAGCTGATCCTGGGAGAACGGAACCGGGGGCTACTGGGAGGTGCCCAAGTGGGGGGGTAGGGGAGGGGGCTGCTGCAGGAAGTTCCCCGGCTCTGGAGGTGGGCCAGCGGGACTGGAGGAGCCTCGGGGCGTTCTGCCTCGGTTGGCCCCGGATGCCTTTGAGGCTGCTCCCTCGGAACCCTGGGATTCTAGCCTAGTCCTCGAAGGCCGCGCTACGTCCCTCTTCCAGCAGCGGGTGGAAGCTGCTTCTGCACGGTGCTTGGGCACacagtgccccccccccccacagggAGCCTGTGCCCCTGAGCTGAGCCCAGGGGTCGGGAGCTGCCCCACTCGTTAGCACAGGGGAGACCCCCTTCTGGCCGCCCGCTGTGCCCACCTCCTGCGAGAAGGCCAGTTCGGAGGAATGACCGGGGAAGAACGGGGAGCCCCTAGCGCCCTGCAAACCCGGGCGGTCTGGCCGGCAAACTGAACGGAACCGCCGGGGGGACAGTTCCTTCTCTCAAGTCCCGCCCACGCCGGAGAAGCCACGCCCCTTCCCGGGGTCCCGCCCATGCCGGAGAAGCCACGCCCCTGCCCCCGAGCTCCCTTCCCCGCCTGTTGTCTGGCCTGCGGACCCCGGACGCGGACCCCCAGGTCTAGCCTCTGTCCACGAGGGCTGCACTGAGGAGACCCTGGCTCTGACCACGCCCCCACGCTCAGGCCTTCCCTCATTGGCTCGGCCCCGCGTGGCCCCGCCCCCTCACGGTGGGCCCCGCCCCCTCACCTTGAGCCCGTAGTCGCGGGCCGCCTCCCACacgaacttctttttttttttttttttttttttttttttttttttttttttttttttttaatagccttttatttacaggatatatacatgggtaactttacagcattaacaattgccaaacctcttgttccaatttttcacctcttaccccccaccccctccctaaatggcaggatgacagtagatgttaaatatattaaaatataacttagatacacaataagtatacatgaccaaaacattattttgctgtacaaaagatcAGACTctgattattgtacaattagcttgtgaagaaaatcaaagatgcaggtgtgcataaatatagggactgggaattcaatgtaatggtttttagtcatctcccagagttcttttctgggtatagctagttcagttcattactgctccattagaaatgatttggttgatctcgttgctgaggatggcctgatccatcaggactggtcatcatctagtattgttgttaagtatataatgatctcctggtcctgctcatttcacttagcatcagttgttaagtctctcaggcctttctgaaatcatcctgttggtcatttcttacagaacagtaatattccataattttctataccacaatttattcagccattctcaactgatggacatccatttcagtttccagtttctaaccactacaaaagggctgccacaaacattagtgcacatacaggtccctttcccttctttataatctctttgggatataatccagtagtaacactgctggatcaaaggatatcacagtttgataactttttgagcatagttcaaactactctccaaaatggttggattgttcacaactccaccaacaatgaatcaatgtcccagttttccccatcccctccaacaatcatcattatttttcctgtcatcttagccaatctgacaggtgtgtgtggtatcttagagttgtcttaatttgcatttctctgattaataatgacttggagcatcttttcatatgactagaaatagtttcattcttcatctgaaattgtctgttcatatcctttgaccattttcaattggagaatgcgaTTTTttaattaggttaattctctatatattttggaaatgggcctttatcagaacctttgactgtaaaatatttttcccagtttattgcttcccttctaatcttgtctgcattagtttgtttgtacaaaaacttttcagtttggtataatcaaaattttctattttgtgatcagtaatggtctctagttctgctttggtcataaagaccttccccttccacaggtctggaggtaaattatcctatgttcctctaatttattaataatttcattctttatgccccgGCGCCCACCACCAGCAGGTGCTTGCCCTCCATGAGGTGGCGCGCCGAGCGCCGGAGCATGGTCTCCACCAGGGGCCCCGCGGCCGCCCACTGGGCACGCAGGCCCCGCCGGCTCCACTGGCCCTCGAGGAGCCCGCAGGCCTCCAGGCACAGGCAGCTGTTGAGCTCCAGGAGCACGGGGCTCAGGGCGCCTCCCGGACCCACGGGGGTCAGCGCCAGGTCCACACCTTCGGGGGCCAGAAGGAGCCGGGTCAGCGGGGCGGGGCCGCCCTGGGTCTCCCCCAGATGGCTCCCGGAGCAGCCCGATGTGGGCGCCGAGCCCCGGGACGCCTCCAGCCGAGCCCTGAGGGCCTCAGATCTTTTGGGAGTCCCGGGCCTAGACGTCACCCGAAGTGGTCGGGAGTCGAATGTGGGCGGAGAGGGCGCCGATTCCTGGGCCTGGGGCGACCCCCGGAGCCCGGGATCTG of the Sarcophilus harrisii chromosome 6, mSarHar1.11, whole genome shotgun sequence genome contains:
- the CARNS1 gene encoding LOW QUALITY PROTEIN: carnosine synthase 1 (The sequence of the model RefSeq protein was modified relative to this genomic sequence to represent the inferred CDS: deleted 1 base in 1 codon) translates to MLSLGQMLPDLAQPMAAKDQEDEGCGEQHGGTELPPRGPLLGSWHQDVNLACKSCPEEGASRAWTTFYYNLLQSCLQQAGLPETGDRSLEPHPGCPGAEVTMCILGSPSSFFSVLLEGGAQSPGNSLLCLSPSWLSKVPVAGEPGDSALLVSKAVAFYPGGLSFLEEFAPPRRVTYFLGELGPRAGRGREVAELSRGLGCPAGGSAELARLLEDRLLVRQLLAQSDKVAVPATLALTYKPPPQLRGQVRAQSLWRVELSDKEGQWALVEEEVETFLRLGALGEARQVAVKPGGWRWRGSRAMSLHPRSEPGAVVRAVMALLEKLEEEESVLVEAVCPPAHVLQPDAPGKLASQPELAIRACAVVCRTQGDRPLMSQVVCSVGRPEQPLRHQVALTQSLETALAACGLSEPAAVEALRGRVREAAEAALGAVLDFEASLSPEQRGGRQAQTDVLGVDLALTPVGPGGALSPVLLELNSCLCLEACGLLEGQWSRRGLRAQWAAAGPLVETMLRRSARHLMEGKHLLVVGAGAKKKKFVWEAARDYGLKLHLVESDPNHFASQLVQTFIHFDVTEHRRDEENARHLAELVRARGLQLDGCLSYWDDCLVLTALLCEELGLRGCPPAAMSLAKQKSRTQSHLLRCRSPRWPAPSVYAVPCCPLEGPEDVERAACVVPLPGVMKLEFGAGAVGVRLVEDASQCRAHFAKISRDLQGEADHPGIGLGWGNAMLLMEFVAGTEHDVDLVLFSGRLLGAFVSDNGPTRLPGFTETAACMPTGLAPEREAQLIQAAYQCCLGCGLLDGVFNVEMKLTAAGPRLIEINPRMGGFYLRDWIQELYGVDLLLAAAMVACGIPPALPARPRPRACLVGVMCVVSQHLRALSSTASREALQALHERGLIRLNLLEEELVPGEYEEPYCSVACAGSSPAEARQRLLGLCQGLGIDSPNYPVAHFLSHFK